DNA sequence from the Pedobacter sp. W3I1 genome:
GTATAGAAGAGCATTGGAACTTGCTAAAGATGAAGCAGAATACCATGGTAAAGCGAAGCAACGGTTCTTATCTAACATGAGTCATGAGATCAGGACGCCACTGCAATCTATTTTAGGTTATGCCGAACTGATTACCCAACAGGAGGTGCCGAATAAGAAAGATGTGGATGCCATTTATCAATCTTCCATTCATTTACTTCAGATCGTGAACGAAGTATTGGATTATAACCGGATTATTTCAGGGGAATTTAGTTTTAATAACCAGGTATTTAATATCGGTCAGGCATTGGATGAAGTTGTTTCGGTAATGCAGCCGTTGGCAGAACAGAAATCGCTGCAATTAAACGTAAAACTAGATCTTGCACAGCTTGAATTTGTAAAAGGCGATGCATTTAGATTAAAGCAGATTTTATTCAATTTGTTGGGCAATGCTATAAAGTTTACCCTAAAAGGTGAAATTAGCTTATCCGTTTCGTATAAAAAGCAAGGCGATGATCTGCATTTCCATTTTACCATAAAAGATACCGGAATAGGCTTTGAAGAAAAAGATATTCCAAAAATCTTTAATGAATTTGAACAGATCGAGTCTCCTGAAAAGTATATTATTAACCAGGCAGGTACGGGCCTTGGACTGCCTATTGTTAAATCTTTGATCGAAATACAAGGCGGAAGGATTTATGTGAAAAGTAAACCTGGCATGGGAACCACATTTAATATTTACATGAAATATGAAAATACCACCGAGCGAGTAAACGACACCTTAGATTTAGAACATTATGTCATTGTAAACCCAGGCACCGTTTGGGTAATTGATGATGATAAACTCATTCTTGACTTATGTGGAATGATTTTTCACAAAAATAAAATCCCGTTTAGGAGTTTTACCCAGGTGGCCGATATCTTACAGGCAGAACCCGAACCCGATTTAAAGTACGTATTGGTTGATATGCGCATGCCCGAAATGACAGGTTTCGAACTTTGCCATTTATTAAAAAAGAAACTTCCAGGGCACATTAAATTTTATGCCATTACCGCACAAGTTTTACCTGAAGAACGGGAAATGGTTTTGAGTGAGGGTTTTGACGGACTGATTATGAAACCGTTTAGAGCCGTAGATATCCTTTCGATATTTGATAGAACCGAAATTTTAGCCGAACAGCCTGAGTTCGATTTTTCTTCCATTGAGAAAATGACCTTTGGCGACCAGCAGATGTTGGAGAAAATATTGAACCGTTTTAAACAGGATTCTATAGATGAT
Encoded proteins:
- a CDS encoding hybrid sensor histidine kinase/response regulator, which encodes MKSMTGSLKNIELEQRQKSQKFLKREADLSNASNALTAQMLQILREVEGEAVAQVDLNGIQAKEVVNDGITQITTIIIIFFLLTVILLYLILADITKSNRYRRALELAKDEAEYHGKAKQRFLSNMSHEIRTPLQSILGYAELITQQEVPNKKDVDAIYQSSIHLLQIVNEVLDYNRIISGEFSFNNQVFNIGQALDEVVSVMQPLAEQKSLQLNVKLDLAQLEFVKGDAFRLKQILFNLLGNAIKFTLKGEISLSVSYKKQGDDLHFHFTIKDTGIGFEEKDIPKIFNEFEQIESPEKYIINQAGTGLGLPIVKSLIEIQGGRIYVKSKPGMGTTFNIYMKYENTTERVNDTLDLEHYVIVNPGTVWVIDDDKLILDLCGMIFHKNKIPFRSFTQVADILQAEPEPDLKYVLVDMRMPEMTGFELCHLLKKKLPGHIKFYAITAQVLPEEREMVLSEGFDGLIMKPFRAVDILSIFDRTEILAEQPEFDFSSIEKMTFGDQQMLEKILNRFKQDSIDDAAALKKYLTDNDAGQARLLVHRIAGRTAQMGSKTLANAFRTLEIEIAEKGLSSPIQSEVLLQIRKLDSLIAFMEEMDYANAG